Proteins from a genomic interval of Lusitaniella coriacea LEGE 07157:
- a CDS encoding HEAT repeat domain-containing protein yields MKYSRTLQRSISKWLFRLFALLLTLLFAINYGQAQIVSPHPVKSWQIQGISTALDDPNSRIQAEALEKAVEYDLNESEFLKIIPESRIGQIAILLDSESNNVREVAVRAMGQVGKAAQEYTPKLVELLQDSRNVQQASIEALGQLGEIAKEQVPKLLELLQSSSERTRHAASNTLIQMGAAATQEHIPKLRELLQSPEEDTSFGALIILGSQGKAIQEQVPEVTELIQKNLNSKYIGIWAIKTLIDWGEATPEDAFRLIEPLGSDSDDAKIAAAKALGQMGETAKGVVPKLVELLQDTESDSELHWGVSMALGQMGEAAQEQIPQIVALLKHSNPDIRGAAARVLGDMEESAKEAIPQLIKLLQDPHPEVRRWTISALGQMGAAAKEVIPQLVQSLGDSYFYAQERAIDSLVAIGQATGEYPPELVKLLEDPNPLLRSRAVFALGKMKDTAKDAVPQMSELLDDPDPRVRRATLQSLMFMGKSAQSAAPKIAELLDDPDSAPTELPENWSKYETQESIRELAIKVLGKIGKGAKAQIPQLVKLLEDPEVGSIAALALANIGMPAKDYAPQIVAFVSKQPAGTLLSPDNDLSRRRSVVLDLEKMGPLDKEIALALLNAIYVPPPFDFSSRFKYTLERKNSFCAKVRFYAYYLCSTDPDTVTLIQWLGQPQEYPSISNREEGIQILQAFANSWKSSEPFPELRQDLAVQTAKVVSQVEWQIDDLPLLRTHYNHLKQGDFKPQAETLREALNRFGAWRRFKYRLFQLLGLSYPQIHFNWILSNLSQIEWH; encoded by the coding sequence GTGAAATACTCCAGAACCCTCCAACGCTCAATCTCCAAGTGGCTATTTCGGCTATTTGCTTTGCTGCTAACATTGCTGTTCGCCATTAACTATGGACAAGCTCAGATAGTTTCGCCACATCCCGTTAAGTCTTGGCAAATACAGGGGATATCAACGGCTCTAGACGATCCTAATTCCCGAATTCAAGCTGAAGCTTTAGAGAAAGCTGTTGAGTACGACCTCAATGAATCAGAATTTCTAAAAATTATCCCTGAGTCCAGAATTGGACAAATTGCCATACTTCTAGATTCTGAATCGAACAATGTGCGAGAAGTCGCAGTTAGAGCAATGGGACAGGTAGGAAAAGCCGCTCAAGAATATACTCCCAAGTTAGTTGAACTCTTACAAGATTCCCGGAATGTCCAACAAGCATCAATAGAAGCGCTAGGACAATTAGGAGAAATCGCTAAGGAGCAAGTTCCTAAGCTCCTCGAACTCCTTCAAAGTTCTTCTGAACGTACCAGACACGCTGCTTCTAATACCCTAATTCAGATGGGAGCAGCCGCAACGCAGGAACACATTCCAAAATTACGTGAACTCCTTCAATCGCCTGAAGAAGATACTAGCTTTGGGGCTTTAATAATTTTAGGTTCTCAAGGAAAAGCGATACAAGAACAAGTTCCTGAAGTGACTGAACTTATTCAAAAAAACTTGAATTCCAAATATATTGGAATATGGGCAATCAAAACACTCATAGATTGGGGAGAAGCAACTCCAGAAGATGCATTCAGACTGATAGAACCTCTAGGAAGTGACAGTGATGATGCGAAGATTGCAGCAGCCAAAGCCTTGGGGCAAATGGGCGAAACAGCCAAAGGAGTCGTTCCTAAATTAGTAGAACTCTTACAAGACACTGAATCAGACTCAGAGCTGCATTGGGGAGTGTCAATGGCTTTAGGGCAGATGGGAGAAGCCGCTCAAGAACAAATTCCTCAAATTGTTGCGCTCCTAAAGCATTCCAATCCCGATATCAGAGGAGCAGCCGCACGAGTCCTAGGAGACATGGAAGAAAGCGCAAAAGAGGCAATCCCTCAACTAATTAAGCTCTTACAAGACCCCCATCCTGAAGTTCGTCGATGGACAATTTCTGCTTTGGGGCAAATGGGAGCAGCGGCAAAAGAGGTAATCCCTCAACTGGTTCAAAGCCTGGGCGATTCCTACTTCTATGCTCAGGAACGGGCAATTGATTCTTTAGTAGCAATTGGACAAGCTACAGGAGAATATCCACCCGAACTCGTCAAACTCCTAGAAGACCCTAACCCCCTCCTTCGCAGTCGAGCCGTTTTCGCTTTGGGGAAGATGAAAGATACAGCCAAGGATGCTGTCCCTCAGATGAGCGAACTGCTTGATGACCCTGACCCTAGGGTTCGGCGAGCAACACTACAAAGTTTGATGTTCATGGGGAAATCTGCTCAAAGTGCTGCTCCAAAAATTGCAGAACTGCTAGACGACCCAGATAGCGCTCCCACAGAGTTACCAGAAAACTGGTCGAAGTATGAAACCCAAGAGTCTATTCGAGAATTAGCAATAAAAGTGTTGGGAAAAATAGGAAAAGGAGCAAAAGCTCAAATTCCTCAATTGGTCAAACTGCTCGAAGACCCAGAGGTTGGGTCGATAGCTGCCTTAGCCCTTGCCAACATTGGAATGCCCGCGAAAGATTACGCTCCCCAAATTGTCGCCTTTGTCTCAAAGCAACCTGCTGGAACTCTCCTATCCCCCGATAACGATCTTTCTCGCAGGAGATCTGTCGTACTTGATTTAGAAAAGATGGGTCCATTAGACAAAGAAATCGCTCTAGCTCTCCTCAATGCCATCTATGTCCCCCCCCCATTTGACTTTTCCAGCAGATTCAAATACACCTTAGAGAGAAAAAACAGCTTTTGCGCTAAAGTTCGTTTTTATGCCTACTACCTCTGTAGTACCGACCCCGATACCGTCACCCTCATCCAATGGCTCGGTCAACCCCAAGAATACCCCAGCATCTCGAACCGAGAAGAAGGCATTCAAATTCTTCAAGCCTTTGCCAACTCCTGGAAATCGAGCGAACCCTTCCCTGAACTGCGTCAGGATTTAGCGGTTCAAACGGCAAAAGTCGTCAGTCAAGTAGAATGGCAAATTGATGACTTGCCCCTACTGCGAACCCACTACAATCACTTGAAGCAAGGCGACTTCAAACCCCAAGCCGAAACCTTGCGCGAAGCCCTAAACCGCTTTGGCGCGTGGCGCAGATTCAAATACAGACTCTTCCAACTCTTGGGTCTATCGTATCCACAGATTCACTTTAATTGGATATTGAGCAACTTATCTCAAATCGAATGGCACTGA
- a CDS encoding EAL domain-containing protein, with protein sequence MNASRILVVDDESLLEYLILQKFRRQIRNNRYQFVFASNGVNALEKIQQEDTFDMILTDLRMPEMDGLTLLEKLRKIDKNIKTVVVSAYGDMQNLRAAMNRGAFDFLVKPVDLQDLEKTIKKTLEHINTNKLQQAQLQKAQEKVQYLAFNDALTDLVNRNFFMQTLKKTIATNSTKTDRLYAVLFLDLDRFKIVNDSLGHTIGDRLLQNVANKLKECSHSNNIVARFGGDEFAILLDNIQDSSEATHLAQRIQTALEQPVQIENYKIYITASIGISLSSIRYEKVEDVIRDADVAMYRAKDQEKSRYAIFDPSMQAMVAERLQLEGDLRKALDNQEFYDRNRPQEFYNHYQPIVSLKTGKIVGFEVLVRWNHPQQGTISPLKFIPIAEETQLIDRLGWWIFQEGCAQLKRWKEEFPHLFFCLNINVSAIQLKQVDFSQKCQEILQSFSLEGSRLKLELTESCLLEDLPKQIAQLSEIKAIQVQLCIDDFGTGYSSLSRLHEFPIDTLKIDRSFIHRMTSSTGHYATVEMIVALAHTLNLNVVAEGIETGEELESLIKLGCEFGQGYLFSRPLDSQAATEFLRKNLNPKT encoded by the coding sequence ATGAACGCCTCCCGGATATTAGTCGTTGACGATGAATCGCTATTGGAATACTTGATCCTGCAAAAATTTCGCAGGCAAATTAGAAACAACAGATATCAATTTGTCTTCGCTTCCAACGGAGTGAATGCCTTGGAAAAAATTCAACAAGAAGACACTTTCGACATGATATTAACCGATCTCAGAATGCCTGAGATGGATGGTTTGACTCTCTTAGAAAAACTAAGGAAAATCGATAAAAACATCAAAACTGTGGTTGTATCCGCTTACGGCGATATGCAAAACCTTCGAGCAGCAATGAATCGCGGTGCTTTCGACTTTCTCGTCAAACCCGTTGACTTACAGGATTTAGAGAAAACAATTAAAAAGACGCTAGAGCATATCAACACCAATAAACTGCAACAAGCGCAACTACAAAAAGCACAAGAAAAAGTACAATACTTAGCCTTTAACGATGCTCTAACCGATCTGGTCAATCGTAACTTCTTCATGCAAACCCTGAAGAAAACGATCGCCACAAATTCAACAAAAACAGATCGTTTATATGCAGTCCTATTTCTTGACTTAGATCGATTCAAAATTGTGAATGATAGCTTAGGGCATACGATTGGAGATCGCTTGCTTCAAAATGTTGCCAACAAGTTAAAAGAATGCTCTCATTCCAACAATATCGTAGCGCGTTTTGGCGGAGATGAATTTGCAATTCTGCTTGACAATATTCAAGACTCTAGCGAAGCCACTCATCTCGCTCAAAGAATCCAAACAGCATTAGAGCAACCCGTTCAAATTGAAAACTACAAAATTTATATTACAGCGAGTATTGGGATTTCTTTAAGTTCAATTAGATACGAAAAGGTTGAAGATGTTATCCGAGATGCCGATGTTGCAATGTATCGCGCGAAAGATCAAGAAAAAAGTCGCTATGCAATTTTCGATCCTTCCATGCAAGCAATGGTTGCAGAACGCTTGCAATTAGAAGGAGACTTGCGAAAAGCACTCGACAATCAAGAATTCTACGATCGCAATCGACCTCAAGAATTTTACAATCACTACCAGCCTATTGTTTCTCTGAAAACAGGTAAAATTGTCGGTTTTGAAGTGTTAGTTCGGTGGAACCATCCTCAACAGGGAACAATATCTCCCCTTAAGTTTATTCCGATTGCAGAAGAAACACAACTTATCGATCGGTTGGGTTGGTGGATCTTTCAGGAAGGTTGCGCTCAATTAAAACGTTGGAAAGAAGAGTTCCCTCACCTCTTTTTCTGCTTGAATATTAACGTTTCAGCTATTCAACTCAAACAAGTTGATTTTTCTCAAAAATGTCAAGAAATTCTCCAAAGCTTTTCTTTAGAGGGAAGTCGTTTGAAGCTAGAACTCACTGAAAGTTGTTTGCTAGAAGATTTACCCAAACAAATTGCACAATTGTCAGAGATTAAAGCAATTCAAGTACAATTATGTATTGATGATTTTGGAACGGGATATTCTTCATTAAGTCGCCTGCATGAATTTCCAATTGACACGCTTAAAATAGACCGTAGTTTTATTCATCGCATGACCTCCAGCACCGGACACTATGCGACGGTTGAAATGATTGTGGCACTGGCACATACTTTAAATCTCAATGTGGTTGCAGAAGGAATAGAAACAGGAGAAGAGCTAGAAAGCTTAATAAAACTCGGTTGTGAGTTCGGACAGGGATATTTATTTTCTAGACCTTTAGATAGTCAAGCTGCAACGGAGTTTCTTCGCAAGAATTTGAACCCAAAAACTTAG
- a CDS encoding protein kinase domain-containing protein translates to MRYCLNLRCPNPYNRDTDRFCIRCGSKLLLGDRFSAIKSISESNGRTFLGVDLADPSHPQCVIKQVSLRHHQGENTEQSRRTFREEALKLQFLGQHSQIPQLLAYFESEDSPGGMPMLVQEWIEGKSLAEEKCGEAEIRQLLHHLLPVLQFVHENNLMHRDINPYNLIRPNSPTPDKPIVLVDFSTAKVTNKTAFGKTGTLIGSAAYASPEQLLGKATPQSDLYSLGVVCIHLLTQMHPFNLFSHLDAKWVWQDYLSTPISERLAAILNKMLAEGLRDRYSSAAEVYADLHPGATLDPILEPPSAAPKRSALTPQWQCFRTLESHRSSVHAIAFHPNPNILASGSADRTIKLWNLDREESPTTLSGHESIIEDIAFSPDGERLFSSSWDYSIRVWQENKEIQQFREHSGWIQALAISPDGQFLASGSADKTIKIWDLENLRVEITLSGHEAAIHSLAIAPDGQFLASGSADKTIKIWDLKTGEERATLLGHSDTINALIFSPSGQILFSASADKTIQLWHLQSGTPHVTFKGHSDAVHALAINREGNLLVSGSGDNTLKLWSPGNGNLITTLTEHTSGILAVAISPDNRTIASASQDKTLKLWRFK, encoded by the coding sequence ATGCGCTACTGTTTGAATCTCCGCTGTCCCAATCCCTATAACCGCGATACCGATCGGTTTTGCATTCGCTGCGGCTCAAAACTCCTGCTGGGCGACCGTTTCAGCGCCATCAAATCCATTAGTGAAAGCAACGGACGGACATTTTTGGGCGTGGATCTTGCTGACCCCTCCCATCCCCAGTGCGTTATTAAACAAGTGAGCCTCCGCCATCACCAGGGGGAGAATACCGAACAATCACGGCGTACATTTCGCGAAGAAGCCCTAAAACTGCAATTCCTAGGGCAACACTCGCAAATTCCCCAACTCCTTGCCTATTTTGAGTCGGAGGATAGTCCGGGAGGAATGCCGATGCTGGTTCAGGAATGGATTGAGGGAAAGAGTTTGGCAGAAGAAAAATGTGGAGAGGCTGAAATTCGTCAACTGTTGCACCATCTCCTTCCCGTTCTGCAATTCGTCCACGAAAATAACTTAATGCACCGCGATATCAATCCCTACAATTTAATTCGTCCCAATTCGCCAACGCCCGATAAACCGATTGTTTTAGTGGATTTTAGTACTGCCAAAGTGACGAATAAAACGGCGTTTGGTAAAACCGGAACCCTGATTGGTTCTGCCGCCTACGCCTCTCCCGAACAACTGTTGGGGAAAGCGACTCCCCAAAGCGATCTCTACAGCTTAGGAGTGGTTTGCATTCATCTCTTGACTCAAATGCACCCGTTTAATTTGTTCAGTCATTTAGATGCGAAGTGGGTTTGGCAAGATTACCTCTCAACTCCCATCAGCGAGCGTTTAGCTGCCATTCTCAATAAAATGCTAGCGGAGGGACTGAGAGATCGCTATTCCTCTGCCGCAGAAGTTTACGCAGATTTGCATCCTGGTGCAACCCTTGACCCCATTCTCGAACCCCCTAGTGCTGCGCCGAAGCGTTCTGCCCTGACCCCTCAATGGCAATGTTTTCGCACGTTGGAGAGTCATCGGAGTTCGGTTCACGCGATCGCGTTTCATCCCAACCCAAACATCCTTGCTAGTGGCAGTGCGGATCGTACCATCAAACTTTGGAATTTAGATCGTGAGGAATCCCCCACAACTCTTTCGGGTCACGAAAGTATTATTGAAGATATCGCTTTCTCTCCCGATGGAGAACGACTCTTTAGCAGTAGTTGGGACTATAGTATTCGTGTTTGGCAGGAGAATAAAGAGATTCAACAATTTCGCGAGCATTCCGGCTGGATTCAAGCTCTCGCCATTAGTCCCGACGGTCAATTCCTCGCAAGTGGCAGTGCCGACAAAACCATTAAAATTTGGGACTTAGAAAACCTTCGCGTTGAGATAACCCTTTCCGGACATGAGGCTGCTATTCATAGTCTCGCGATCGCGCCCGACGGTCAATTCCTCGCAAGTGGCAGTGCCGACAAAACCATTAAAATTTGGGACTTAAAAACCGGAGAGGAACGCGCAACCCTCCTCGGACATTCCGATACAATTAATGCCCTAATCTTCAGTCCTAGCGGTCAAATCCTCTTCAGCGCCAGTGCCGATAAAACCATTCAATTGTGGCATCTCCAAAGCGGTACGCCACACGTCACCTTCAAAGGACACTCCGATGCCGTCCATGCTTTAGCCATCAATCGCGAAGGCAACCTCCTGGTTAGTGGGAGTGGCGATAACACTCTCAAGCTTTGGTCCCCCGGAAATGGGAATTTAATTACCACCCTTACCGAACATACTTCCGGAATCCTCGCTGTTGCTATCAGTCCCGACAATCGCACTATTGCCAGTGCATCCCAGGATAAAACATTGAAGTTGTGGCGTTTTAAATAG
- a CDS encoding GAF domain-containing protein, which produces MTHSPVTLPGYQLAEQLYEGSRTLVYRGTRNADGKPVVIKFLCNEYLTFSELVQFRNQYTIAKTLDLSGVVKPLALEDYHNGYALVMPDEGYVSLQNWYRETETETGGRGDGGTRRSGDTESNVRGTNVAPNKGQPIIAKFLKIGIQLADILHGLYQNGVIHKDIKPANILIHPVTKQVKLIDFSVASLLSEKTQEIQSSNILEESLSYISAEQTGRMNRSVDYRSEFYSLGVTFYELLTGELPFQSNDAMELVHCQIAKIPPSLGNREQGIGNSGKIPQVLSDIVMKLMAKNVEEGYQSALELKYDLKWCLAQWQWQETGTSEEFEWGKRGVRDRATQLRQQNAILTDLAKHPALIQGDLPLSLQAITTAAAQTLSLERVSIWFYNPEKTHLDCQNLFELTSNQHSQGIQLTATDYPAYFEALTTELAIVVNNARTDPRTCEFTPNYLIPLGIFSLLDVPIRSRGRVVGVLCLEQVGKEREWTIEDENFARAIADLVTAALEARDRAKAQITLERRNALLQAQQEASIDGILVVNEHHQIVSFNQKFCELWEIPPELTTPDSEKERLNYVISKLAQPEEFLAKIEHLYNHPAEISRDEIRFKDGRILDRYSSPIQSQSGEDYGRIWYFRDITIQKQQEQSLRFMVEGTAFKTGSDFFNSCVRSLAQVLQVRYVLIAEMHYKGNYSKVKTLAFWSGENWGKNFEYDLKGTPCDNIYQCKLLHRYPQNVQQLFPDDPYLAMLEAESYAGVPIFDAQDNLLGLIAILDTQPMNRNLDIQDSILELFAARVGAELERMQAEAKLLKQEQFLRSIYDGTEQAIFVLDIAPDGEFRYVGFNPVAERYVGVTSSESVGKTPDEIFGTEVSKRMRQEYQKCLHSQTAIFYEELIFVNGEERWMLTSLSPLKDEKGQIYRIIGTANDITARKKAEEISKEQARWSEFRATIDSILTRENSLPTMLQQCTEVIVEHFDAAFARIWLLNPAENILELKASAGLYTHLDGAHSRVPVGKYKIGLIAQEGKPHLTNTVQSDPRVGDKEWAKREGMVAFAGYPLIVEGQVLGVFGMFARHSLSDLILDELAFITGELSLGIRRKQSEEALQHSELQLRQKARDLEQTLTQLQRTQSQLIQSEKMSSLGQLVAGVAHEINNPVSFIYGNVTPATEYAEDLLLLLQSYQQEYPNPSPELVELMEEVDLDFMRQDLPKLLNSMKFGAERIREIVKSLRTFSRLDEAEVKDVDLHDNINSTLMILQNRLKATRDRAKIEIIKEYGTLPRVECYAGQLNQVFINIISNAIDALEESIVRKQGSRKPATLSIRTEVLDRQWVSIQIADNGLGMSETVQQQIFDPFFTTKPVGKGTGLGMAISYQIVVERHQGELTCQSVPGEGTTFAIAIPIKQENSSKL; this is translated from the coding sequence ATGACCCACTCCCCAGTTACTCTCCCCGGCTACCAACTTGCCGAACAGCTTTACGAGGGTTCGCGAACCTTGGTCTATCGCGGAACGCGCAATGCGGATGGAAAACCCGTGGTTATCAAATTCTTATGCAACGAATATCTCACTTTCAGCGAACTCGTTCAATTTCGCAATCAATATACAATTGCCAAAACCCTTGACTTGTCTGGAGTGGTTAAGCCTTTAGCCTTAGAAGATTACCATAACGGCTATGCCTTAGTCATGCCCGATGAGGGGTACGTTTCACTTCAGAACTGGTATCGGGAGACAGAAACGGAGACGGGGGGACGGGGTGATGGGGGGACGCGGAGAAGCGGGGACACGGAGAGCAATGTTAGGGGTACAAACGTTGCGCCTAATAAAGGACAACCCATTATCGCGAAATTTCTCAAGATTGGGATTCAACTGGCAGATATTCTCCACGGATTGTATCAAAATGGGGTGATTCATAAAGATATCAAACCCGCTAATATTCTGATTCATCCGGTCACAAAACAAGTTAAACTGATTGACTTTTCTGTCGCCTCTCTCCTCTCTGAAAAAACTCAAGAAATCCAAAGTTCTAACATTCTTGAAGAAAGTCTGTCATACATTTCTGCGGAACAAACCGGACGGATGAATCGGAGTGTTGATTATCGCAGTGAATTCTATTCTTTGGGTGTTACTTTCTACGAGTTGCTGACGGGAGAATTGCCTTTTCAATCCAATGATGCAATGGAATTGGTACATTGTCAGATTGCTAAAATTCCTCCGTCATTAGGGAATAGGGAACAGGGAATAGGGAATAGTGGGAAGATTCCGCAAGTGTTGTCCGATATTGTGATGAAATTGATGGCGAAGAATGTTGAAGAAGGCTATCAGAGTGCTTTGGAATTGAAATACGACCTAAAATGGTGTTTGGCGCAATGGCAGTGGCAGGAAACCGGGACGAGTGAAGAGTTTGAGTGGGGAAAACGGGGTGTGCGCGATCGCGCGACACAACTGCGCCAACAAAATGCCATCCTCACCGATCTCGCCAAACACCCGGCACTCATTCAAGGAGACTTACCCCTCAGCTTACAAGCCATTACCACAGCCGCAGCCCAAACTCTCAGCCTCGAACGAGTCAGCATTTGGTTCTACAACCCAGAAAAAACTCACCTCGACTGTCAAAATTTATTCGAGTTAACCTCCAATCAACACTCCCAAGGGATACAACTCACTGCAACCGACTATCCGGCATACTTTGAAGCCTTAACCACCGAACTCGCCATCGTTGTTAACAACGCCCGTACCGATCCTAGAACCTGCGAATTCACCCCCAACTATCTAATCCCCCTGGGAATATTTTCCCTGCTCGATGTTCCCATCCGATCGCGCGGTCGAGTCGTGGGAGTTCTCTGTCTCGAACAGGTGGGAAAAGAACGGGAGTGGACGATTGAAGACGAAAACTTTGCCCGCGCGATCGCCGATCTCGTCACAGCAGCCCTAGAAGCGCGCGATCGCGCCAAAGCCCAAATCACCCTCGAACGACGCAACGCCCTCCTTCAAGCCCAGCAAGAAGCCTCAATCGACGGCATTCTCGTCGTCAACGAACATCACCAAATTGTTTCTTTCAACCAAAAGTTTTGCGAACTTTGGGAAATTCCCCCCGAACTCACAACCCCCGACAGCGAAAAAGAACGCCTCAACTACGTCATTTCCAAACTCGCACAACCCGAAGAATTTCTCGCCAAAATCGAGCATCTCTACAACCATCCCGCCGAAATTAGCCGAGACGAAATCCGCTTTAAAGACGGGCGCATCCTCGATCGCTACTCCAGTCCCATCCAATCCCAATCCGGCGAAGATTACGGTCGCATTTGGTACTTCCGCGACATCACCATCCAAAAACAACAGGAACAATCCCTGCGCTTCATGGTGGAAGGAACCGCCTTCAAAACCGGAAGCGACTTTTTCAACTCCTGCGTCCGCTCCCTTGCTCAGGTACTTCAAGTCCGCTACGTGCTGATTGCTGAAATGCATTACAAAGGGAACTATTCCAAAGTAAAAACCCTTGCATTTTGGTCTGGGGAAAACTGGGGTAAAAACTTTGAGTACGACCTCAAAGGAACGCCCTGCGACAATATTTACCAATGCAAATTACTGCATCGATACCCCCAGAACGTCCAGCAACTTTTTCCTGACGATCCCTACCTTGCAATGCTCGAAGCAGAAAGCTATGCAGGCGTTCCCATTTTCGACGCACAAGACAACCTTTTGGGTTTAATTGCCATTCTCGATACCCAACCGATGAATCGCAACTTAGACATTCAAGACTCAATTCTCGAACTATTCGCCGCGCGAGTCGGCGCAGAACTCGAACGCATGCAAGCCGAAGCAAAACTCCTCAAACAAGAGCAATTCCTCCGCAGCATCTACGACGGCACAGAACAAGCCATATTCGTTCTCGATATTGCCCCAGATGGAGAATTTCGTTACGTCGGGTTCAATCCCGTCGCCGAACGCTATGTGGGAGTGACAAGCAGCGAGAGCGTAGGAAAAACTCCAGACGAAATCTTTGGTACAGAAGTTAGCAAACGTATGCGCCAGGAATACCAAAAATGCCTGCACTCCCAAACAGCCATCTTCTACGAAGAACTCATTTTTGTGAATGGGGAAGAACGCTGGATGCTGACAAGCCTATCTCCCCTCAAAGACGAAAAAGGGCAAATTTATCGCATCATCGGCACGGCGAACGATATTACCGCTCGCAAAAAAGCCGAAGAAATTTCTAAAGAACAAGCGCGTTGGTCGGAATTTCGCGCCACAATTGACTCGATTCTCACGCGGGAAAATAGCCTGCCAACGATGTTGCAACAATGCACTGAAGTCATTGTCGAGCATTTTGATGCGGCATTTGCTCGGATTTGGCTGCTCAACCCCGCAGAAAATATTTTGGAGTTAAAAGCGAGTGCGGGGTTATACACCCATTTAGACGGCGCGCACAGTCGCGTCCCCGTGGGGAAATATAAGATTGGATTGATTGCCCAGGAAGGAAAACCCCACTTAACCAACACCGTACAAAGTGACCCTCGCGTGGGGGATAAAGAATGGGCAAAACGAGAAGGAATGGTTGCCTTTGCGGGATATCCCTTAATTGTTGAAGGACAGGTCTTAGGCGTTTTTGGGATGTTTGCGCGCCATTCCCTCTCAGACTTGATTTTAGACGAACTCGCATTTATCACAGGAGAACTCTCTTTAGGCATTCGTCGCAAGCAATCGGAAGAAGCACTGCAACACTCCGAACTTCAACTGCGGCAAAAAGCCAGGGATTTGGAACAAACCCTCACTCAACTCCAACGCACCCAGTCGCAACTGATTCAAAGTGAGAAAATGTCGAGTTTGGGTCAATTGGTTGCAGGGGTGGCGCACGAAATTAACAATCCGGTGAGTTTCATTTACGGCAACGTTACTCCCGCAACGGAATATGCTGAAGATTTGCTACTTTTACTGCAATCCTATCAACAGGAATATCCCAACCCCTCACCAGAACTGGTTGAGTTGATGGAAGAAGTCGATCTCGACTTTATGCGCCAGGATTTACCAAAACTGCTCAATTCCATGAAATTCGGCGCGGAACGCATTCGCGAAATTGTTAAGTCCTTGCGCACCTTCTCTCGCTTGGATGAGGCGGAGGTGAAGGATGTCGATCTGCACGATAACATCAACAGCACTTTGATGATTCTGCAAAATCGCCTCAAAGCGACGCGCGATCGCGCGAAAATTGAAATTATTAAAGAATACGGTACGCTGCCAAGGGTAGAGTGTTACGCCGGACAGCTCAATCAAGTGTTTATAAATATCATTAGCAATGCGATTGATGCGTTGGAAGAGTCTATCGTTCGGAAGCAGGGGTCTAGAAAGCCAGCAACCCTTTCGATTCGCACCGAAGTTCTCGATCGACAGTGGGTTTCGATTCAAATTGCCGATAATGGATTGGGGATGAGTGAAACGGTGCAACAACAAATTTTCGATCCCTTCTTCACCACAAAACCCGTAGGGAAAGGAACGGGCTTGGGAATGGCAATTAGCTATCAAATTGTGGTGGAACGCCATCAGGGAGAGTTAACCTGTCAGTCCGTACCGGGTGAAGGAACGACGTTCGCGATCGCGATTCCGATTAAACAAGAAAACAGTTCAAAATTATGA
- a CDS encoding Uma2 family endonuclease yields the protein MVRAPNLPESSEQQHNTTFTLYLPRNVTLAVTQEQFETLAQVNRDLRLERNTQGELIVNPPTGSETGHRNVKIAYQVVKWVEEGGGGVPFDSSTGFILPNGATRSPDVAWIAQDRWDKLTPEEREGFAPLCPDFVVELRSKSDAMEPLRRKMREYIANGTRLGWLLDRKNRRVEVYPQGRAVEVLENPKTLSGEDILPGFVLQLKGIW from the coding sequence ATGGTACGCGCGCCCAATCTACCAGAATCTTCCGAGCAACAGCACAATACAACTTTCACCCTGTATCTCCCTCGCAACGTAACCCTCGCGGTAACTCAAGAACAGTTTGAAACACTTGCTCAAGTCAATCGAGACTTGAGGTTGGAGAGAAATACCCAAGGAGAACTGATTGTGAATCCACCCACAGGGAGCGAAACGGGACATCGGAATGTGAAAATTGCCTATCAAGTGGTGAAGTGGGTAGAAGAAGGAGGTGGCGGCGTTCCTTTTGATTCTTCGACGGGATTTATTTTACCCAATGGCGCGACTCGTTCTCCCGACGTAGCTTGGATTGCTCAAGATCGTTGGGATAAACTCACCCCAGAAGAGCGAGAAGGTTTTGCTCCCCTCTGTCCGGATTTTGTGGTTGAACTGCGCTCTAAATCCGATGCGATGGAACCCCTTCGGAGAAAAATGAGAGAGTACATCGCCAATGGAACGCGATTAGGATGGCTTCTCGACCGCAAGAATCGCAGAGTTGAAGTTTATCCTCAAGGACGTGCAGTAGAAGTGTTGGAGAATCCCAAAACGCTTTCTGGCGAGGATATTTTACCCGGTTTTGTTCTGCAATTAAAAGGGATTTGGTGA